The Gilliamella apicola genome window below encodes:
- a CDS encoding alpha/beta hydrolase family protein — translation MVKLYFLLNFFILFLPFICSASENIGFKKIHYDIQDGRPIDIVVWYPTNNNQHPITVAENAIFYGHEVTLDAEPKISTTKYPLALLSHGYGGSWQNLSWLANELALRGYIVAAPNHPGTTIFDRNIEQSSKLWLRPQDLSKTIDALIGNQTFSNIVNFNQIAAIGHSLGGWSVIALSGARFSTNSFNQDCKIHSYLKGCHLLSELGLANSELNKSMLDPRIKAFISLDAGLTRGFTIESLQEIKIPSLIIGAGIDLDDTNAQLESGYLQQFLAKSSSTYITIPDAMHFSFIQICKTNAIEILNQEKQGEGIICKDGGIRQRSEIHSEITHLVVNFLSDIFSNNKN, via the coding sequence ATGGTTAAACTCTACTTTTTGCTTAATTTTTTTATTTTGTTTTTACCATTTATCTGTTCTGCATCAGAAAATATTGGTTTTAAGAAAATTCATTATGATATACAAGATGGTAGGCCTATAGACATTGTTGTCTGGTATCCAACTAATAATAATCAACATCCAATAACTGTTGCAGAAAATGCTATTTTTTATGGTCATGAAGTTACTCTTGATGCTGAACCAAAAATCAGTACGACTAAATATCCATTAGCTTTGCTTTCACATGGTTATGGTGGAAGTTGGCAAAATCTAAGTTGGCTTGCTAATGAACTTGCTTTAAGAGGTTATATTGTTGCTGCTCCCAATCATCCAGGAACAACCATATTTGATCGTAATATTGAACAATCATCTAAACTATGGTTACGTCCGCAAGATTTAAGTAAAACAATTGATGCTTTAATTGGCAATCAAACATTTTCAAATATTGTTAATTTTAATCAGATTGCCGCTATAGGGCATTCTCTTGGTGGTTGGTCTGTAATAGCGCTTTCTGGCGCTAGATTTTCGACTAATTCCTTTAATCAGGATTGTAAGATACATTCTTATTTGAAAGGTTGTCATTTGCTATCTGAACTTGGTTTAGCAAATTCAGAGTTGAATAAAAGTATGTTAGACCCAAGAATAAAAGCTTTCATATCTTTAGATGCCGGTTTGACAAGAGGATTTACAATTGAAAGCTTGCAAGAAATTAAAATACCTTCTCTTATTATTGGTGCAGGTATTGATCTAGATGATACAAATGCTCAACTTGAATCGGGCTACCTTCAACAATTTTTAGCAAAGTCATCTTCCACTTATATTACTATTCCGGATGCAATGCATTTTAGTTTTATCCAAATATGTAAAACTAATGCAATAGAGATATTAAACCAAGAAAAACAAGGTGAAGGAATTATTTGTAAAGATGGAGGAATTCGCCAGAGAAGTGAAATACATAGTGAAATCACTCATCTTGTAGTTAACTTTTTGTCAGATATATTTTCAAATAATAAAAATTAA
- the fabR gene encoding HTH-type transcriptional repressor FabR, whose amino-acid sequence MKNIKTNGVRAQQKQRTRRSLIDAAFNQLNAEQGFASLSLREVAREAGIAATSFYRHFRDMDELGLAMVDESGLTLRQLLRQARKRIEKGGSVLRTSVTTFIEFIDKNPKVFLLLLREKAGTSSAFRSAIAREIQHFIEELVDYLDNANQMPHHYNVAQAEAMVTIAFNAGAEAIDFDIVQRQKLIEDLIFQLRMVSRGAYYLYHKELIKQGKR is encoded by the coding sequence ATGAAAAATATTAAAACAAATGGTGTACGAGCACAGCAAAAACAGAGAACTCGTCGATCATTAATTGATGCAGCTTTTAATCAATTGAATGCAGAGCAGGGTTTTGCTAGTTTGAGTTTACGTGAAGTCGCTCGGGAAGCGGGTATTGCTGCAACATCATTCTATCGACATTTTCGTGATATGGATGAATTAGGTTTAGCTATGGTTGACGAAAGTGGTTTAACTCTTCGCCAATTGTTACGACAAGCACGAAAACGTATTGAAAAAGGTGGTAGTGTGTTGCGTACTTCTGTAACAACATTTATTGAGTTCATAGATAAAAATCCCAAAGTTTTTTTACTATTACTTCGTGAAAAGGCTGGAACATCATCAGCCTTTCGTTCAGCTATCGCACGAGAAATTCAACATTTTATTGAAGAATTGGTTGATTATTTGGATAATGCTAATCAAATGCCTCATCATTATAACGTAGCACAAGCTGAAGCAATGGTAACCATTGCTTTTAATGCAGGAGCAGAAGCGATTGATTTTGATATCGTTCAACGTCAAAAATTAATCGAAGATCTTATTTTCCAGCTTCGAATGGTTTCTCGTGGTGCCTATTATCTTTATCACAAAGAATTAATTAAACAAGGAAAACGTTAA
- the oxyR gene encoding DNA-binding transcriptional regulator OxyR: MNIRDLEYFVSLAEFRHFRKAADACNVSQPTLSGQIRKLEDELGVMLLERTSRKVLFTQTGMMLVEQAKEILRNIQILKEMASRQGEEMSGPMHIGLIPTIAPYLLPHVITVLHESFPQLELYLHEAQTANIVAQLESGKLDCAIIAQVKETAQFIELPLFNEPMFLAVPANNELANKQTVKLSNLKGQKFLMLEDGHCLREHAMGYCFQVGIDEDKQFKATSLETLRSMISAGRGITLFPELAAPNERMRDNICYIPCTDPVPVRSIALIYRPGSPLRSRYETIAKTIREHMPKVFAEKERLLASTNLK, encoded by the coding sequence ATGAATATTCGTGATTTGGAATATTTTGTTTCGTTAGCTGAATTTCGTCATTTTCGTAAAGCTGCTGATGCTTGCAATGTGAGTCAACCAACTTTAAGTGGACAAATCAGAAAATTGGAAGATGAACTAGGTGTAATGTTACTAGAACGTACTAGTCGCAAAGTTTTATTTACTCAGACAGGAATGATGCTGGTTGAACAAGCTAAAGAGATATTACGTAATATTCAGATCCTTAAAGAGATGGCTAGTCGCCAAGGAGAAGAGATGTCTGGTCCGATGCATATTGGTTTAATACCAACCATTGCTCCTTATTTATTACCACATGTAATAACAGTACTGCATGAATCTTTCCCTCAATTAGAGCTTTATTTACACGAAGCGCAGACAGCTAATATTGTGGCTCAACTTGAAAGTGGCAAGTTAGATTGTGCGATAATTGCACAAGTAAAAGAAACAGCGCAATTTATAGAACTACCGTTATTTAATGAGCCGATGTTTTTAGCTGTTCCAGCAAATAATGAGTTAGCAAATAAACAAACAGTTAAACTTTCTAATTTAAAAGGTCAAAAATTCTTAATGTTGGAAGATGGGCACTGTTTACGTGAACATGCTATGGGATATTGTTTTCAAGTAGGTATTGATGAAGATAAACAATTTAAAGCAACTAGTTTAGAAACCTTGCGTAGTATGATTTCTGCTGGTCGTGGCATAACCTTATTTCCTGAGCTAGCAGCCCCAAATGAAAGAATGCGAGATAATATTTGCTATATTCCATGTACTGACCCTGTCCCAGTACGTAGCATTGCTTTGATTTATAGACCTGGTTCACCTTTGCGTTCACGTTATGAAACAATTGCAAAAACGATTCGTGAACATATGCCAAAAGTATTTGCCGAAAAAGAACGTTTATTAGCGTCAACAAATTTAAAATGA
- the pcnB gene encoding polynucleotide adenylyltransferase PcnB yields MFHIEDPKESRYVSISRNEHNISRKNISENALKVLYRLNKQGYEAYLVGGCIRDLLLGKTPKDFDIATNATPEQVQKTFRNCRLVGKRFRLAHIMFGKEIIEVATFRGEHSNQDEQNNIAKRSQSGMLLRDNVYGTIEQDAVRRDFTMNAFYYSIKDFTLRDYCGGLKDLQNGIIRLIGDPKVRYREDPVRMLRTIRFAAKLDMQIEPSTSEPIKHLAPLLKNIPSARLFDESLKLLQSGNGYNTYLLLRKYHLFEQLFPVIERLFTQNNNSYLEKMIEQVLKNTDYRITNKQRVNPAFLFAAFFWYPIIEQTQLTCVESGLLFHDAFSMAINDVLSEQCRIIAIPKRLTTIMGDIWRLQLRMKKREGKRAFAILEHPKFRAAYDLLEMRASIEKGELLVLAKWWDEFQHTSVDKRIAMVKQLSKTNKRRAKH; encoded by the coding sequence ATGTTTCACATTGAAGACCCAAAAGAATCTCGATATGTTTCCATTTCTCGCAATGAACACAATATTTCCCGTAAAAATATTAGTGAAAATGCGTTAAAAGTTCTTTATAGATTAAACAAACAAGGGTATGAAGCTTATTTAGTTGGTGGGTGTATTCGTGATCTTTTACTTGGTAAAACACCTAAAGATTTCGATATCGCAACCAATGCAACACCAGAACAAGTGCAAAAAACATTTCGCAATTGTCGTTTAGTTGGCAAAAGGTTTCGCCTTGCGCACATTATGTTTGGTAAAGAGATTATTGAAGTAGCAACCTTTCGTGGTGAACACAGCAACCAAGATGAACAAAACAATATCGCCAAACGTTCCCAATCGGGAATGTTACTGCGTGATAATGTATACGGAACAATTGAACAAGATGCCGTTCGTCGTGATTTCACAATGAACGCTTTTTATTATAGTATAAAAGATTTTACATTACGTGATTATTGTGGTGGCTTAAAAGATTTACAAAATGGAATCATTCGTTTAATTGGTGATCCAAAAGTTCGTTATCGAGAAGATCCAGTTAGGATGTTAAGAACGATTCGTTTTGCCGCTAAACTTGATATGCAAATTGAGCCATCAACCTCTGAACCAATTAAACATCTTGCACCTTTGTTAAAAAATATTCCGTCAGCAAGACTTTTTGATGAATCGCTAAAATTATTACAATCAGGCAATGGTTATAACACTTATTTATTATTAAGAAAATATCATCTTTTTGAGCAGCTATTTCCTGTCATTGAACGGCTATTTACTCAAAATAATAATAGCTATTTAGAAAAAATGATTGAGCAAGTTTTAAAAAATACTGATTACCGCATAACTAATAAGCAACGTGTTAATCCAGCATTTTTATTTGCTGCTTTTTTTTGGTATCCAATTATTGAACAGACACAATTAACTTGTGTTGAAAGTGGTTTATTATTTCATGATGCATTTTCAATGGCTATTAATGATGTGCTAAGTGAACAATGCCGAATTATTGCAATTCCTAAAAGATTGACAACAATAATGGGAGATATCTGGCGTTTACAATTACGAATGAAAAAACGTGAAGGCAAACGTGCATTTGCAATTTTGGAACATCCTAAATTCCGTGCAGCTTATGACTTATTAGAAATGCGTGCATCCATTGAAAAGGGTGAACTTTTAGTTCTAGCTAAATGGTGGGATGAATTTCAGCATACTTCTGTTGACAAAAGAATAGCAATGGTTAAACAATTGAGTAAAACAAATAAGCGCAGAGCCAAACATTAA